Proteins co-encoded in one Microbacterium hydrocarbonoxydans genomic window:
- the hisG gene encoding ATP phosphoribosyltransferase has protein sequence MLRIAVPNKGSLSETAADMLAEAGYAGRRDPKTLHVVDTDNDVEFFYLRPKDIATYVGSGAIDVGITGRDLLLDARMPGAREIEALGFAGSTFRFAAPSGRYTDVAELDGLRVATSYPGLVDRFLDERGIAVDLVPLDGAVESAVRLGVADAVADVVETGTTLRQAGLDVFGPVILESEAVLIAGPEDAEGSETLLRRLRGVMVARRFVMIDYDLPLALLDDAVKIAGGIESPTVSPLRDPEWVAVRVMVARARVNPVMDSLYALGARAILVTAIHNARL, from the coding sequence ATGCTGCGCATTGCTGTTCCCAACAAGGGCTCTCTCTCCGAGACGGCCGCTGACATGCTCGCGGAGGCCGGCTACGCCGGTCGCCGTGACCCCAAGACCCTCCACGTCGTCGACACCGACAACGACGTCGAGTTCTTCTATCTCCGCCCGAAGGACATCGCGACCTATGTAGGGTCCGGAGCGATCGACGTCGGGATCACCGGTCGCGATCTTCTCCTCGACGCCCGCATGCCGGGTGCGCGCGAGATCGAGGCGCTCGGCTTCGCGGGTTCGACGTTCCGGTTCGCCGCCCCCTCGGGTCGCTACACCGATGTCGCGGAACTGGACGGGCTGCGCGTCGCGACGTCGTATCCCGGTCTCGTCGACCGATTCCTCGATGAGCGGGGGATCGCCGTCGATCTGGTGCCGCTCGACGGCGCGGTGGAGTCCGCGGTCCGACTGGGAGTGGCCGACGCGGTCGCCGATGTGGTCGAGACCGGCACGACTCTGCGACAGGCCGGCCTCGACGTGTTCGGACCGGTGATCCTCGAGTCCGAAGCCGTGCTGATCGCCGGCCCCGAGGACGCCGAAGGTTCCGAGACGCTTCTCCGACGGCTGCGGGGAGTGATGGTGGCGCGTCGCTTCGTCATGATCGACTACGACCTGCCGTTGGCCCTGCTCGACGACGCCGTGAAGATCGCGGGCGGCATCGAGTCGCCCACCGTGTCCCCGCTTCGCGACCCCGAGTGGGTGGCCGTGCGGGTGATGGTGGCGCGTGCGCGTGTCAATCCCGTCATGGACTCCCTGTACGCGCTCGGTGCGCGTGCGATCCTCGTCACGGCGATCCACAACGCGAGGCTCTGA
- a CDS encoding phosphoribosyl-ATP diphosphatase, translated as MKTFDELFAELSGKAETRPEGSGTVAELDGGVHTIGKKIVEEAAEVWMASEYESDEAAAEEISQLLYHVQVMMIAKGLSLQDVYRHL; from the coding sequence GTGAAGACTTTCGACGAGCTGTTCGCCGAGCTCAGCGGCAAGGCCGAGACCCGACCAGAGGGATCGGGCACGGTCGCAGAACTCGACGGCGGCGTGCACACCATCGGCAAGAAGATCGTCGAAGAGGCCGCCGAGGTCTGGATGGCGTCCGAGTACGAGTCCGACGAGGCGGCGGCCGAGGAGATCTCGCAGCTGCTCTACCACGTGCAGGTGATGATGATCGCGAAGGGGCTCAGCCTGCAGGACGTCTACCGACATCTGTGA
- the hisF gene encoding imidazole glycerol phosphate synthase subunit HisF — translation MTLASRVIPCLDVADGRVVKGVNFENLRDMGDPVELARHYAAQGADEITFLDVTATIDARATTYDVVQRTAEQVFVPLTVGGGVRTVDDVARLLSVGADKVGVNSAAIARPELIGEIADRFGAQVLVLSLDVKRADTTASGFVVTTHGGRTQTTLDALEWAREAAERGAGELLVNSIDADGTRDGFDLELVRLMREVASVPVIASGGAGRASDFAPAIKAGADAVLAASVFHTGALTVADVKHALRAEGVLVR, via the coding sequence ATGACTCTCGCGAGTCGTGTCATCCCGTGTCTGGACGTCGCCGACGGCCGCGTCGTCAAGGGCGTGAACTTCGAGAATCTGCGCGACATGGGTGATCCCGTCGAACTCGCCCGCCATTACGCGGCGCAGGGTGCGGATGAGATCACCTTCCTCGATGTGACGGCCACGATCGACGCGCGCGCCACGACCTACGACGTCGTGCAGCGCACCGCCGAGCAGGTCTTCGTGCCCCTCACTGTCGGCGGTGGAGTCCGCACCGTCGACGACGTGGCGCGTCTGCTCTCGGTCGGCGCCGACAAGGTCGGCGTCAACTCCGCCGCGATCGCTCGACCCGAGCTGATCGGCGAGATCGCCGATCGCTTCGGCGCACAGGTGCTCGTGCTGTCGCTCGACGTGAAGCGCGCGGACACCACCGCCTCGGGCTTCGTCGTCACCACGCACGGGGGGCGGACTCAGACCACCCTGGACGCGCTCGAATGGGCCCGCGAGGCGGCGGAGCGCGGAGCAGGCGAGCTGCTCGTCAATTCGATCGATGCCGACGGAACCCGCGACGGCTTCGATCTCGAGCTCGTGCGTCTCATGCGCGAGGTCGCCTCGGTCCCCGTCATCGCGTCCGGCGGTGCAGGCAGGGCCTCCGACTTCGCACCGGCGATCAAGGCCGGAGCCGACGCCGTGCTCGCGGCGAGCGTCTTCCACACCGGCGCTCTCACGGTGGCCGACGTCAAGCACGCGCTGCGTGCGGAAGGAGTGCTCGTCCGATGA
- a CDS encoding HGxxPAAW family protein has translation MTNPIADPGHGHSPAAWTAVIIMLAGFTLATLAFCLAEFSPIWVTLIWVFAALIPIGALVGWALAKAGYGVKGPKYQPKAH, from the coding sequence ATGACCAACCCGATCGCTGACCCCGGCCACGGACACTCGCCTGCTGCCTGGACGGCCGTGATCATCATGCTCGCCGGCTTCACACTCGCCACGCTGGCTTTCTGCCTCGCCGAGTTCAGCCCGATCTGGGTCACGCTGATCTGGGTGTTCGCAGCTCTCATCCCGATCGGCGCACTCGTCGGCTGGGCGCTGGCCAAGGCGGGCTACGGCGTGAAGGGCCCCAAGTACCAGCCGAAGGCGCACTAG
- the trpB gene encoding tryptophan synthase subunit beta gives MSLRDQHGPLFGDYGGRYMPESLIAAIDELSAAYADAIVDPVFRDELASLLSSYAGRPSPLTEVARFAEHAGGARVFLKREDLNHTGSHKINNVLGQALLTKRLGKTRVIAETGAGQHGVATATAAALFGLDCTIYMGEVDTERQALNVARMRLLGAEVVAVTSGSRTLKDAINDAYRDWVASVETTNYIFGTAAGPHPFPAMVRDFQKIIGEEARQQLLDEVGRLPDAVIACVGGGSNAIGMFDAFLDDEGVKLYGVEAAGDGVDTPRHAASIERGRPGILHGAKTYVLQDEDGQTIESHSISAGLDYPGVGPEHSWLADIGRAEYIPATDDEAMQALRLLSRTEGIIPAIESAHALAGALRLGRELGPDAVLAICLSGRGDKDMDTAARYFDLYDAEALAHDVADESEAEAAASKGEPEL, from the coding sequence ATGAGCCTGCGAGACCAGCATGGTCCACTGTTCGGCGACTACGGCGGGCGATACATGCCCGAATCGCTGATCGCCGCGATCGACGAGCTCTCCGCGGCCTATGCCGACGCGATCGTCGACCCGGTGTTCCGCGATGAGCTGGCGTCGTTGCTCAGCTCCTACGCCGGACGCCCGTCGCCGCTCACCGAGGTCGCGCGTTTCGCCGAGCACGCCGGTGGTGCACGAGTCTTCCTCAAGCGGGAAGACCTCAATCACACGGGTTCGCACAAGATCAACAACGTGCTGGGCCAGGCGCTTCTGACCAAGCGCCTGGGCAAGACCCGAGTGATCGCCGAGACCGGGGCAGGTCAGCACGGCGTCGCGACCGCGACGGCTGCCGCGCTGTTCGGCCTCGACTGCACGATCTACATGGGCGAGGTCGACACCGAGCGCCAGGCGCTGAACGTCGCGCGGATGCGTCTGCTCGGCGCCGAGGTCGTGGCCGTCACCTCGGGCTCACGCACTCTGAAGGACGCGATCAATGACGCCTACCGCGACTGGGTGGCGAGCGTCGAGACGACCAACTACATCTTCGGCACCGCTGCGGGACCGCATCCGTTCCCGGCGATGGTGCGGGACTTCCAGAAGATCATCGGCGAAGAGGCGCGCCAGCAGCTGCTCGACGAGGTCGGTCGTCTGCCCGACGCCGTCATCGCGTGCGTCGGCGGCGGCTCGAACGCGATCGGCATGTTCGACGCCTTCCTGGATGACGAGGGCGTGAAGCTCTACGGGGTCGAGGCGGCCGGCGACGGGGTCGACACACCGCGACATGCGGCGTCCATCGAGCGCGGACGCCCCGGCATCCTGCACGGTGCGAAGACCTACGTCCTGCAGGACGAAGACGGCCAGACGATCGAGTCGCACTCGATCTCGGCCGGTCTCGACTACCCCGGCGTGGGGCCGGAGCACTCCTGGCTCGCCGACATCGGTCGGGCCGAGTACATCCCGGCGACCGACGACGAGGCCATGCAGGCGCTGCGACTGCTCAGCCGCACCGAAGGCATCATCCCGGCCATCGAGTCCGCCCACGCCCTCGCGGGTGCCCTGCGCCTCGGCCGCGAGCTGGGGCCGGACGCGGTTCTCGCCATCTGCCTGTCGGGTCGTGGTGACAAGGACATGGACACCGCCGCGCGCTACTTCGACCTCTACGACGCCGAGGCGCTCGCGCACGACGTCGCAGACGAGAGTGAAGCCGAGGCCGCAGCCTCGAAGGG
- a CDS encoding Trp biosynthesis-associated membrane protein: MSLAQRGRSIAVCGFLLAGAIGIISSTQTWLTVERADAGEAILVPGASALPLLAPLSLAVLALGLALSIAGRPVRLVFGVLAAATALFLGWTTVQLLTTEPLDAAGATVTETTGLAGSAAIADVVAGIELSAWPYATLVGWFILLVSAVVVLITWRRWKSGGRRYRTDAAHDTHATGPVDAIDSWDDLSRGTDPTR; this comes from the coding sequence ATGAGCCTCGCGCAGAGAGGGCGCTCGATCGCCGTGTGCGGCTTCCTGCTCGCCGGAGCCATCGGCATCATCTCCTCGACACAGACATGGCTCACGGTCGAAAGAGCGGATGCCGGCGAGGCGATCCTCGTGCCGGGCGCCTCCGCGCTCCCGCTGCTCGCACCCTTGAGCCTTGCGGTTCTCGCACTCGGACTCGCGCTGTCGATCGCCGGACGCCCGGTGCGCCTGGTCTTCGGCGTGCTGGCGGCCGCCACGGCGCTCTTCCTCGGCTGGACGACCGTGCAGCTTCTCACCACCGAGCCGCTCGACGCCGCGGGTGCGACCGTCACCGAGACCACCGGACTCGCGGGCAGCGCGGCGATCGCCGACGTGGTCGCCGGCATCGAGCTCTCGGCATGGCCCTACGCGACTCTCGTGGGCTGGTTCATCCTCCTCGTCTCGGCGGTGGTGGTGCTGATCACGTGGCGCCGATGGAAGTCGGGAGGGCGGCGGTACCGCACCGACGCCGCGCACGACACGCACGCCACGGGACCCGTCGACGCGATCGATTCCTGGGACGACCTGTCCCGGGGAACCGATCCGACACGGTGA
- the trpC gene encoding indole-3-glycerol phosphate synthase TrpC — protein sequence MVLADLTAGAVADAERRSLTRPLAEVERDALARPAATDAVAALARSERVKIIAEVKRASPSRGALAEIPDPALQASLYEQGGASAISVLTEERRFGGSLADLEAVTARVDLPVLRKDFIATRYQVLEARAAGADLALLIVAGIEPAVLHDLFGFITELGMTPLVETHSADELEAAIDLGAPLIGVNARDLKTLELDRDLFGRLVDRIPDTAIKIAESAVLTPEDVTHYRSAGADVVLIGEALVTGDPIATLKSFLEA from the coding sequence GTGGTCCTCGCCGACCTCACGGCCGGCGCAGTCGCAGACGCAGAGCGTCGCTCTCTCACCCGGCCCCTCGCCGAGGTCGAGCGCGACGCCCTGGCACGCCCTGCCGCCACAGACGCTGTCGCCGCGCTCGCGCGCTCGGAGCGCGTGAAGATCATCGCCGAGGTGAAACGGGCGAGTCCCTCTCGCGGCGCACTCGCAGAGATCCCGGATCCTGCGCTCCAGGCCTCGCTGTACGAGCAGGGGGGCGCCTCCGCGATCAGCGTCCTGACCGAGGAACGCCGTTTCGGCGGCAGCCTCGCAGATCTCGAGGCGGTCACAGCCCGTGTCGATCTTCCCGTGTTGCGCAAGGACTTCATCGCGACCCGCTATCAGGTGCTCGAGGCGCGTGCCGCGGGGGCCGACCTCGCGCTGCTCATCGTCGCAGGCATCGAGCCGGCTGTCCTGCACGATCTGTTCGGTTTCATCACCGAGCTGGGGATGACGCCGCTGGTCGAGACCCACTCGGCCGACGAGCTCGAGGCTGCGATCGACCTCGGGGCGCCGCTGATCGGCGTGAACGCCCGCGATCTGAAGACCCTCGAACTCGACCGCGACCTCTTCGGTCGCCTCGTGGACCGCATCCCGGACACCGCGATCAAGATCGCCGAATCCGCGGTCCTCACCCCTGAAGACGTCACGCACTACCGCTCGGCGGGTGCCGACGTCGTCCTGATCGGGGAGGCGCTCGTCACGGGCGACCCGATCGCCACACTCAAGAGCTTCCTGGAGGCGTGA
- the rpe gene encoding ribulose-phosphate 3-epimerase, which translates to MELPGAPRINPSILAADFVNMQRDLAKIASADFAHVDVMDNHFVPNLTFGPQMVERIQATSPIPLDVHLMITDPERWAPAYAELGAASVTFHLEAAADPISLARTLRSIGARAGVAIKPDTPAEGLYSVLEEFDQILVMTVEPGFGGQGFMPETMPKLRALADEAKRRGSNVWLQVDGGISDSTIEAAAAAGADTFVAGSAVYGADDVEAAVTRLRDRARAASLES; encoded by the coding sequence GTGGAACTGCCCGGCGCGCCGCGCATCAACCCCAGCATCCTCGCCGCCGACTTCGTGAACATGCAGCGCGATCTCGCGAAGATCGCCTCGGCAGACTTCGCCCACGTCGACGTCATGGACAATCACTTCGTGCCGAACCTCACATTCGGTCCGCAGATGGTCGAACGGATCCAGGCGACGAGCCCGATCCCACTCGATGTGCACCTGATGATCACCGACCCCGAGAGGTGGGCGCCCGCATATGCCGAGCTGGGAGCCGCGAGCGTGACCTTCCATCTCGAAGCCGCCGCCGACCCCATCTCGCTCGCACGCACGCTGCGGAGCATCGGAGCGCGGGCCGGTGTCGCGATCAAACCCGACACTCCGGCCGAAGGCCTCTACAGCGTGCTCGAGGAGTTCGACCAGATCCTCGTGATGACGGTCGAGCCCGGATTCGGAGGGCAGGGATTCATGCCCGAGACGATGCCGAAGCTGCGTGCTCTCGCAGACGAGGCGAAGCGCCGTGGTTCGAACGTCTGGCTGCAGGTCGACGGCGGAATCTCGGACTCGACGATCGAGGCTGCTGCTGCGGCGGGGGCCGACACCTTCGTGGCAGGGTCGGCGGTCTACGGCGCCGACGACGTCGAGGCGGCCGTCACCCGGCTCAGAGACCGCGCCAGAGCCGCTAGCCTGGAATCGTGA
- the hisI gene encoding phosphoribosyl-AMP cyclohydrolase — protein MSDVEQRIAQVAFNADGLAPVIVQQWDTNEVLMLAWVNDEALRRTLTTGRAVYWSRSRQEYWRKGDTSGHIQVVHEARLDCDGDAILLRVDQTGPACHTGTRTCFDTTDLDAVAGSTPA, from the coding sequence ATGAGCGACGTCGAACAGCGCATCGCGCAGGTGGCGTTCAACGCCGATGGCCTCGCGCCGGTGATCGTGCAGCAGTGGGACACGAACGAGGTGCTCATGCTCGCATGGGTGAACGACGAGGCGCTTCGTCGCACCCTCACGACCGGTCGCGCCGTGTACTGGTCCCGCTCTCGTCAGGAGTACTGGCGCAAGGGCGACACCTCCGGTCACATCCAGGTCGTGCACGAGGCGCGTCTGGACTGCGACGGCGACGCCATTCTGCTGCGCGTGGACCAGACCGGGCCCGCATGTCACACAGGCACCCGCACGTGCTTCGACACGACCGACCTCGATGCGGTCGCAGGGAGCACTCCCGCATGA